Within Sander lucioperca isolate FBNREF2018 chromosome 22, SLUC_FBN_1.2, whole genome shotgun sequence, the genomic segment GTATTTTgccgacggtaatgttattagtgttataaATTAGCAGTAGCCTGGAAATCTAgaccaaatccgaaagattaagggtctggcattgagtaatgaaaatggcccaactcgaggggtggcaccaagcatgcatttgaaaatctcactgcacacaattggataacactacgaccaatcacaacaatacacagggtgacgcttagctaccagcggaggtaactggtagattaaactacgtcatctgtttagctcgcctctggcccgcctatatcagatacaccaatGTGACTGGTGCAGCttggctacaagggcatagttaacgagcatcattactcaatgccagagtgactcactgagcaaattcaaattgtggatcgtctggatttccagggtaagtAAGCAGTACACTTAGGCCTAATGAAGCAGACCCAGGGttagtctgatgaaaactgctgtcTTTGCCCGGTCAGCTCCGAGATAGTCTGAATTGcacggcgctgtggaggatCGAAGCTCCAAGATAGGTTATGTTCTGCCTGTGTTTAGAAGTTGTGAatgtacagctcacagcaaGTTAATATAATATAGTGTCTggtttttgtttgatatttagtgaaATGGCTTTTTGAGTTTCTTCTTAGCCAAATAATAGACACGGAAAAGCCAGCGTTACATAGCGCCTCCCCCCCCCAACCTTATTCAACACAACAGTTGCGATAGACCTGTCAGCTATGCGctcgtgctccaggaaagtgaCGAATAGTTTTcttggtatatccagcaatcataTGTTACGTTAGAAGCAGCAAAAGTGACAGTCCAAGCCGGTAAACCTCCCCCACCCCCGCTGCCCAGAGCATGTCAATAGGCTGCTGCATCAGCAGTTCATTATTTTGGCCGTTtagttttattcacagtttGTAATATCCAATATCCAATGCTATCCAAATTAATACTCCAAAATCCAAACCCCAAGTTCATTGGGTAACCATGAAACgaagtgtgaagtagattggatgaacaggagatatttcaaagacagacacacagaggcgTCCGGCTTTATTAGATAGAGGATTTTATTAATATGTTGGCATTTGACATCAATGTCAACAAGTGTTCTGGTTTCAATTAAATTATTAGTTATCACCTATGTgatcttttaaaatgtcatagaTTGTACACTCAATTCTAGAATTAAAGCATTGAATACAGGCGTTTACCAAATCCCACCGTCTTCTCCTTACAGTTAGCCTCCCTTGTTATTACAATGGAGTAAAGTTCAGATGCAAAGTCCAAAAGCTAAACATTAACTTCAACTGATCCAACAGACAAACAACAGTACCACTATAGTATATGCCCAGCTGCCAGAAGTTCTGGTCAGCCTTCATCCTAATGCTACAGTGGAGCAGAGATACTGTAAGCACATAACCGGCGTGCCAAGTGGTTATTACAGGATTTAATGTTGTAAAAAATACTGACTGCTGCTGCAAGTTGATGCCATAACAAGCAGTTTTTTGTCACATAATTAAACGAGTAACCACACACCAAATCTTTCTTTCTAAATCGTCATAGCACAAAATGGACGGTTTTTCAGCCCAACTCAAACTCTGAAGGTTTTACCTTCCATTCCTTTATGGTAAACAGTGGTGTGAAATGACTCTACTTACTGTACTAAAAGCTTTTTGCTCCGGTTTAATAATCCGAATAGTAATGACCTGGAGGCAGGAAGTGTTGTTTGGGAATGAAGATGTGGGACTTTTAATTAGGCCTCCTGGGAGAGTAATGCTTTCCACCTAGAGAGTTAAAGTTCCTCAGGCtcagtcattttattttgagtgCGTAGTGTATACATAGAAGTAcaaaaaatcatattttcttCCCAGACAaactaatataatgataatataaTAAGCCCATGCTCACTGTGCATATACACCATTATCGTGATCATTTTGAATCCCATCATGGGTGATTGCAACACTTCAGTTTATTATAGCTGCTGTTGTACCACAAGGTACGCAtgcctgtcagctgtgtgtgtgtgtgtgtgtgtgtgtgtgtgtgtgtgtgtgtgtgagagagagagaaattgcCCAATATAAGCATAAACacttggtgtgtttgtgtgcttattGAATGTGGTGTTGAGAGATTTGAAGGAGCAGGAGAGTTTACAATGCGTTACCTGGAGTACAGgttaaggacacacacacacacacacggcgtgTGTAAAGTAAAATGACTGCTTTTACTTTTTCCTGGCCGTCTTCTGTACGCGACTGACAGACACTTTCTCGGCTTAAAATTACGGCAACAACCGCTACAAACACCATTACCTCGCCTTCCTCTCCTAGGGAtcgacattaagtcagactcagtggtgagtgaaaccgaagcggagggacagacacagagctgtagcggagccaaagtagcacactttttaattaactaTCGGTTATCAagcaaataaaacgctgatctaccgataatctgcaaactgccaaaaaaacgcCCCGATAATCGtccagacacactttttcggcttaaaATTACAACAACCTCTAAAAACACCATTAACTTACAGTCCTCTCTAcccgactgacagacacacactgaaaaaatggtttaatttatccagttaaaaatgtttagggTAATGGTTCACATCTATATTTTCTAACTTGAgccaatgaaaaataaataactttccttaaacaatattgtattaaagcagccatattatgctcattttcaggttcataattgtattttaaggttgtaccagaataggtttacatggtttaattttcaaaaaacaccatatttttgttgtactgcaccgctctctctcactgctgcagatcctcttttcagctggtctctgttttagctacagagtgagacctcttttcttcttcttcttctgtactatctttgattgcacttgcacatgcgcagtagctcagatgtagatcatgtcagctagctagctccatagacagtaaaagaaaggctgtttctacaactttggtcagttacaaggcaggattagctgggagacttctaaatgagggcgcacatgtaagtagttcttttgtagattatggtgaacttgtgtgtgttgtagcagtgctttgctattgagaacgaggtagcatgctaacgctacgagctaatgttgcggttagcctgctcgtttcggcttgtgacgtcacaagccgtgccgattttgaacagctcacccagagactgaaggcaggacacattcggaaactgtatctcactctaaacagcatgggtggatttttttcaaagtttgtatgagtgtggaagcaccagagacacaacataacaccccaaatcccagaaaaagtgtttttttcataatatgggcactttaaacttggcaaaaagtatattttttcttgttgaaaaaagtcaatttaaattatatttttaatctAAACAAGATATAGATTTAATCAAACAATTGTTTCTCATTTAAGAAATCATATGTATTAGAAAGTCTTTGCTTTATCCAATCAAATAGATATAattaaaagtatttcttatttttaaaatattttttttgtgtgaaatctTGAAATTGTACATTCGTCAAAACGGATATTTTTTAGTTGAGCTCTTAATGaaaaatatttaacaatattttgaatggaagaaaaaaattacttgaaaaataaaaacaatgttaaaCTGAATGGAAAGACAAAGTAGGCTAGTCATTGGATGAGGTACCGCTTAAAAACCTCTTTTCAGTGCactttcttggcttaaaattacTCACCGTTTGAACAGGCTAACTTACATGGTTGTTTTGCCAAAGTTAAATTGCATGTTTCCATTATGAGGACGTCAAACTTGcggtttctgtttctgtcataGGTCTGTCACGGTGGTTGGGCTTGCCTGGTCCTTCGATTAACGTTAGCAGTTGTCGCGTGTTAGCattggcggcgttagccaggaccagtcggtaTCACTTCACTTCACTGACTGTGTCTCAATTGTCTTTGCGAGTAACTAACTCGAGTactctatataattcaatgtgagtacacaaatgttgaaatgactgaaaatgcccgtccctagcTTGTAGCCGTGGTAAATTAGCTAGCCTGAAGCTTAATGCTCACCTGTTCAGGAGTATGCTAACgtttttgggctctaagctgtctccatctttcaaatacatctccaatatttacccaaaTTTTATTACGTCTCTGGTCGTGCAACTGTTTAGAAACATGCCAAGGTTTTTTAGGTCgagtagaatctatctccgttgatcccgttcgtttgtttgctgcttctatgtggaggaaggtctggcaacccGAGACTACTGCTTCCATTGCTGTACTAAACTGGTACTATAGCGATAGCGCGCTGGgtttgcgtttttttttttacaggtaaatctggcaacccggccagGCTGTcaaaaactgagaaaaaaaacaactggctttagcattgtattcagaaaagatagtatttcaatttagcatgtttccttaatatcagATGACATATTAGTGGtcgtttttggatttaaaaaagtaaatatagaCTATTGCACCTTTTAAGTGTATTTCTTATCGCTCTCTTAatcatattttcattaaaaacaaaacccaCTTTCCATAATAGGCATgaagcaaaaacacatttctgctgGACTTGTTTTTTGTTGTATGAAGTTCAGTATGGGGTTCAGTATGCAGGGAAATGAATGCACTATTTACATTGTCCCCCCACCCAGTGGTATGAAAGGATGTGTTGAGAGGAAACAGGATTTCCTCTGTATATGGGGGACAGGTCAGCCTGCAGGAGAATGTGGTTCAGGCCTGAGGTTCCCTTCAGCCTGGTCCTGGTGTCATCATCCACAACTGTATCCATTATCCGGAACTGAAGCCATTTCAAGCCAATGATAAATATTTAAAGAGTTGTTGGATATGGgagtttttgtatttttctagGCTCCAAAATTTTACTTGCATATCTTTTACACATTATATAGTTTAAAAATACTAGTTAAATGTAAATTGAGGGGTCTTAATGGCCTTAAATACCCGGTGTTTATTCTAAAGAAGcttatttcatgtcatttttctcCTAATTAAAAGATGTTTCAGTGCTTCCCCGTGTTTTTCCTGCACTCTTTGTGATATTGGTTACTAGTAATTTTGACCATCGTGACAATTATGTTAATATTTATAATTGCTGGGTTTAAATTTCCCTGAATAAATCCATAAAGCTCCTCTTTCTTCTGTGTCTGCTTGGCAGGCACTAACTGCTCGCTGAGGATAATAAGAATgaaaaaggaaggagggagacaaAAGAATAAATGAAGGTGTGGGAGGATTTCATTTTTGCATTTATATGCTGTATGTTATGTCTTCTATGTAGGCGGACTGGATGCAGAGTTGAGCAGATGCAGTCTCTGTTGGGctccgagtgtgtgtgtgtgttttgcagaaGCCCTCCTACCTGACATCACAGCACCCAGCAGGCTTTGTGAGATACAGGGCGTCAGATCTAATGTAGGGTCATTGATCTCTTCATATCTTacagtttttctctctctctctgcgatGCTTTGGGGGTTTATGCCAGAACCCTGAGCCTGTTTGGTTTGATGTCATTGACCAGTCACTGGGGGGGTCACTGCTGCCGCTGGCACACCGCCCATAAGAATGTTTCCATACCAACATGTTTTTCGGTCACTGTGGGGAATCAGAGGGCCTCCTGGGAGGTCATCATGTCTTACAGAGCCAGAGTCAACACTATGAACAAAATTATGTCATGTTGCTGTGCATTAGGCTGAGTTTGTTATATGAAGCATGCAAACTTATCAAACAGGCTGCCAGCTACCAATATGCTATAACGTAATGGATATAATGTTCAGTATACTGgagtattgttattattatgtcACTTTCTGCAATTTTAGACTGGCTGAAATCCCATCTGGACTGATGTGTTATTTTCTGTGGAGCCAGGCTAATGTTTTATCTTTTAATATCAGTGTTGGATACTACTTGATCTGACATTTTCTGCTTCAATCAATTGCTACAGTTGCATCTATGCATGCTGGGATGGCACTCCTGATCCCTGATAAACGTTAGTAATAAGAGGAAATAAAATCTTTCTTTCCGTGATAACGGGTGGATTATCTCGTTATCGATCGAAATAAATAACTTGTGATCTTGATCTTTAACCCCTGCAAGCACGGCCATTCTCAGCTGCCATATCAATGACTAGGgatgttatataatattataaaacTCAGCTCATCAGCTTCATCAAGACTGTGTGGATGTGTTTTGATGACATTTGAGATACGTTGGCCTGTTAACAGAAGTAAACCACCCCACAACTGTCATCTGATATTGATTCAGATGTTGCTAAATCCTGATGAATACATGCAAGAATGTGACATTACATTTTTCCACCCACTTCGAACCAGTTTCAAGGGcacagacacaaaaagacaTCAAATCTAACAAGTGAAATAACCAAAACTGTTTGGCAGAAAGTGTTGTGTTCATGTAGGACCCCATCACTTATAGTAAgaagctgattgagaaaataGGGTTTCAGGGCCTTTAATATAAGGTTATGGGTAGTAATACATgggtaaaacacatttttgtgtgtgtcctttGGGAAATAATAGACTGgctagtggccgggttggctcagtggataGAGCAgggcaggcgcacatatactgagaggtttatgcctcgacgcagaggtccagggttcgaatccgacctgtgacgatttcctgcatgtcttcctcctTTCTCacttagctgtcctgtcaaattaaaggtggaaaagctcccaaaaaaaatctttaaaaaaataaataataataatagactTGCTTAAGCCAAAGAGAGCAGATGTTGTTTGTCAGAGTGGGGCTTTCTGTACAGTTTAATAATGGagtgctttgtttttttaatagacACACTCTGTCACTTTCCTGTGAAAAAACAAACTGCTGTGTTTTTAGACAGTTGACCCTCTGATTTTGTCACTTTAGTGATGGATCCAACAGAAAAGAGTTTTTTGTAAACGCTGCGTCtgttctccctctctgtctccattcAGGCTCTCTGACTGTGGGTCTGGTCCGCCAGTGCCAGACCATCCACGGCCGAGACCGGACCTGCATGCCCCCGCAGCTGCCCCCAGAGTGGATCACTACGCTCTTCTTCATCATCCTGGGCATCATCTCCCTCACCGTCACCTGTGGTCTGCTGGTGATGTCACGCTGGCGCCGCGAGGCCGCCAGATACGCCCGATGGATCGCTTTCACAGGGAGTAGGTGTTCGCTGTCATCCTCTTCCATCATTACCAGCTCTCTTTGAATCAATAGTGTCAAATTTCACATGTCAAAATTAGTATATTAATGCACCTCCATGTCCATGCAACGTCTAATCCATATATAGTACATGTAGACCgaattttctctcttttatcaAATGACATTCCAGGATCGAGGACATTTGTCAGCCAACAGTAAGTGACAATCTTAAAAGTTGAGAGCAAAACACAAGCAGTATCTTAAACATCAAATGTTCTGCATTACAAGACTGGAATTATATCTTTTGCGTCTTTTTCCTTTTAAAGCATCAGCTACCTTTACAGCACAATTGTTCTGTCGTTTGCAGCCGTTACATAACAGGACTTACGAATATCAAAGTTGATTTAATATGCTAAAACCTTAAAGCTGTAAAGTACCACATCAGGGTCAGACATTAACTGCAGGAGGAGGCAAAACTGCCCATTATAGTTTATAAAAGGCCTGTGGGAGTAAGAGATGCTCCTTGAGAATCTGCTGTGAAATAAATGGAGCTCACCTCGACATCAGAATTCTGCGATTCATTTCAGGAAAGCATTTAGTCTGGTAATTATGAACATCTTAACAAAGTGACTGCAGAGGAGCTCTAATTGATGGGCCGGTTTCTATTTTTACaggatagagaccaagtttatCTATTAGAGAGGACCAGAGCAGGAGCTGTGCTTCATGTGGCTCTCAATATAGAAAAATATAAAGCATGTTCTCACGAGTAGACCATCAATACTGAGGGCAGCCTTAAATGGTGGTAAAGAAGGGGTTTGACATGAAAAACCTAATATTTAATGATGAACCAAGTCAGCTGTCTGGAGCAGAGGTTTTTTTGTCTGATGAACTCCAGTACCCTGCAGCTGACACAGCTATTTATTCCAACCATTTATCTATTAcctttagctaactatttcaactctttaaactgttgtatttattcattAGTATAGGCAAACTATTCAAGCTGTGTATCTATTacttagctgttttttttttttttaccattgcaTTCATTACTTTGAGCTAATTCATCATTTATCCATTAGTTATTTCACTGTttgttacttttagctaactgtttCAACCATTGATCCAAtgcttttaatattttaaactcTTTATCCATTACTTAACCTGTTTCACCTATTTAACCATTAGCTCTAGTAGCTATTTGAAGTGTTttgttacttttagctaactgtttCAACTCATCTGCTGGCTTGCTAACTAACTAGTGTTCATGCACTCGCAACACGTGGTATTCAGGTGTTACAGCTGGCctgacatatatataaaaaaaatttaaatcataatttctgTATTCTCAAATGTATTGAGCTGCTTCTACACTCTTTCCTCATACTCCCTGGATACTGCAGAAGTACCTCCAGATCGCTGGATGTTAATCTTCCTTCTGTATCCGTTTCCCCTTTGTCACAGTGGTCCTGTTCTGCATGGCTGCTCTCATCTTCCCCATGGGCTTCTACATCAACGAGGTTGGGGGACAGCCATATAAGCTCCCCAACAACACAGCGGTGGGCTCCTC encodes:
- the LOC116044246 gene encoding uncharacterized protein C16orf52 homolog B-like, translating into MDKLTVISGCLFLAADIFAIASIVNPDWISTGGSAGSLTVGLVRQCQTIHGRDRTCMPPQLPPEWITTLFFIILGIISLTVTCGLLVMSRWRREAARYARWIAFTGMVLFCMAALIFPMGFYINEVGGQPYKLPNNTAVGSSYVLFVLSIFFTIVGLLFAGKVCLPG